The stretch of DNA AGAGCCAGTCGCGGCGAGGTCCGGCGCGCGGGCCAGGCCGGCGGGTCGACCGGGCGCACACCGGCTGCCCGGAGGCGGGCGAGCTCCACGGTTCCGAACCAGCGACCGGCCACCAGCCCCACGGCCAGCACGGGCAGTCCCACCCACACGACCACGAGCGCCGTACCGATCGCGGAACAGAGGCCGGCGACGAGAAGTCCACCCAAAGCGAAGGGCAACGAGGTGAGGAGGTAGCCATAGGTGGCGGCCGTACGGCGCCACACCATGACCCATCGGGCGGTGGAGCGCGGCGGCGTCACCGGACCATGGTGACGGATCGGGAGCAAGCTCATGTGCGAGCCTGCAGCACGACGACAGGTCGGTCGCGGGTGGCCGACCAAGCGGTCCAGAGTCCGGCGGCACCGGTGACGCCCAGGACGGTGGCGGCGGTGGCTCCCAGCAGGGGCCACGGTACGACGAGGGCGACCGTGCCGGTGAGGTGCCGGGTGGTGACCCCCGCGGCTGCCGCGGTCGCCGCCGCGGCGGCGATTCCGAGCACGAGTCCGGCGATCACGACCATCCAGGTCTCCAGTACCGCCGTGCGCAGCGTCTGACCCCGGGTCAGACCGGCGGCTCGCATGGCGGCGTACTCGCGTCGGCGATCGGAGGCGGCGATCGCGATGGAGTTGACGACACCGATCACGGCGTAGAGGACGCCGAGGGCGAGCACGACCACGAGGGTGTCACTGCTCGCGTCGTGTCCCGCATGGCGTTGGGCGTCCAGCCAGGCGGTGAAGGTCTGGACGTGCCCGAAGCGGGCGAGGTCACGCAGGGTGGCGGCGGTGACGTTGCCGCCCGTCGTGACGAAGGTCGTTGCCGGTGCGTCGGCGAGCAGGTCGGTCGGCACTCGTCGGCGCGGGATGAGGACACTCCCCGCGCTGCCCGCGACGGATCCGCTCAGGCGTACGACGCCGAGATCGACCGGCCCGACGCGCAGCTCGGCCTGCCCGCCGAGGCCGGAGCCGACGGTGTCCACCCCGGTCGTCACCGCACCGGCAGCGAGGGCGTCGACATCGGCGCTCGGGTGGACGGACGTGTAGTCGGCCGGGTCGACCACCAGGGCGTCGGCGGTGGTGCCGGCTCCTGCCTCGTCCCTGGTGGAGTCCAGAGCGACCGGAAGCTCGTACTGGGTCGAAGCCCCGATGACGCCCGTAGCGTCGTGGATGCCCGCGCCCACGGGACCCGTGCCGGTGACGACCAGATCGGCCGAGGTGGTCGCGTGCAGCTCGTCGACCCTCGAGGAGGCGAAGGAGAGCATGGCGATCGGCTGGCTGAG from Nocardioides sp. BP30 encodes:
- a CDS encoding ABC transporter permease, encoding MRAVIINGLRERWHLYLGSFLTVALGVGLAQSSLVLLLGAVREPVPAEASPVDQMRFQETNLTAVTVLAVMLAFAAFLAVAIIGSTFAFTIAQRRRELALLRLVGAGVADLRRVLLGEAALLGGAGAAVGVVAGAGLQRLETALVSHYGFVPPHFAPAWPVWIIPASLAIGPCLSIAGVLVAARRIQRVRPLDALRETGEQARRLTVLRLVSGSVLGLGALALFAAAPYGGRAGGQAMAMCVAIAASLCFAALAPVIVPALAVAVPRAGVGGRLSAANLRDAAQRSASIAAPVIVLCGLLLSQPIAMLSFASSRVDELHATTSADLVVTGTGPVGAGIHDATGVIGASTQYELPVALDSTRDEAGAGTTADALVVDPADYTSVHPSADVDALAAGAVTTGVDTVGSGLGGQAELRVGPVDLGVVRLSGSVAGSAGSVLIPRRRVPTDLLADAPATTFVTTGGNVTAATLRDLARFGHVQTFTAWLDAQRHAGHDASSDTLVVVLALGVLYAVIGVVNSIAIAASDRRREYAAMRAAGLTRGQTLRTAVLETWMVVIAGLVLGIAAAAATAAAAGVTTRHLTGTVALVVPWPLLGATAATVLGVTGAAGLWTAWSATRDRPVVVLQART